The sequence CTAATATGTAGTAGAAATCAATAAATAACTAAACTCTTACCCAGTGTTGTATGGGATAAGGCAGATGTTGTCTCTACACACTGCTTCCAACTGGTCAGCAATATGCCGTGATAAGTCACGACAATCTTTGCCAATTGGGCATGTAGGTATGCTTCCGTGATCCACAAATGAAATATAATCAGCCCTGTCTTCTTCTCTCAAATATTTGTAGAGGTGACTGCACTCAAATATTACATAACTTGGTTATAAATGTTTCAAAGTATGGACAAGTTCcacataaatattaaatatgcaAAAAATATAGTAAGTTAGACATAACATACCCCATGTAAACCAAAATTTGTCTTGCGCCTATCCCTCTCATCTCCATAAAGCGTAAGATATCTTCTCTTAGCAACCATATGTTTTGGACGTCCAAACATAGCGCTCTCAAACTTTATATATGGTCTCCGATTCATTCATCAATCTAACAGCATGTGAGTAGATATACTTGCATGCCGTGGGTAATGTTTTTTCAATATCCTTGAACTTGTCGAGCTGACCGGGAACATCCGAAAGAGCAAATAGTTGAGGTTTCCCCTTCTTCTACAATTTAGAATATTCATACAAGTATTCTAAACTAAACCATTGTCCAAGAAACATATATGAAAATTGCAAATACAAAATCAAGAGAAAACTTAAAGTACCTGTGTCGTTGGAAAAGTATCAACTCTTTAGGCCAACCAACAATGGCTCAACTGCATCATTGACGATTCTTGGTCCAGACTTAATTGGGATTGGAAGTTCTGCTTCTTCATCTAAGACAACATCAATAGATACCTTGAAGTTTTGTTCCCCAAGTGGAACATGATGAATCATGATATTTGGACCTCCTTCTGATATTATTGTGTCATACGCCACCACGTTTTCACGTTGTTTTACAGCCAAGTggcatttttttcccttttaggAACAAtaagatattatatatataaatatatgattgtgaaaaaaaataatttgacttGAAGTCAAGAAATATAGAACCTTCATATTTGAAGTGTCGCTTTCATAACCTTCTTCCACATCATCTGACAGTTTTGGGTCTTTCATGTCTGAGCACTTGTTTGATGCTGCAGTCTCGGAAGTTCGATCATTGATGACGGGCATAACACTAGCAAGTTGAGCCTTCAATTTTTCTAATTCTGCCTTTAAACTCTTATTCTCTTCCAATTGTTCTTTGAAGTTTTCGACCATGGCTTTTGGGACTAATTCCCTCTTCTTTCTTGGAGTTTTAAAAAGACTTGAGGCTTTACAAACCCTCCCATGCCTCGAACCCTTCCATACCGTTCTTGGCTTCCTAAGGCAGTGGTTAGCACATCATTCATTCCAGAAGATTTGAACTGTCCTTTGAATTTTTTCCCAACAAGTCATCCTACAATTAGAGACATAACAAATCAATCCAAAAACCACGGTTTTATATATCTAGGCAATATGGAGATTGAATAAAACTAAACATTTCCAATTTTTTCGACGACTTATGATGTCTCCACATTTGTTATGTTGCCAAATTTGTCTTCCCGGGCTTTACGCCAAAGCACCGATCTATAACTTCTTCATCTTCAGCAATTATGTTTTTCTCTCTCTACAATTCCAAAATTTATCAGCTTAAGAACATGAAGAActtgatgaaaatgataaataGAATGCTCTATAGCTTACTAGTTCAGCCTCCAAGCCGATGTAACCCTTGCGGGACATTCTGTGGTGATATTTACAATGCATGGTCCGTTTTTAATATATAGGGCTGATATTTTAATTATCCATGTTATTGTGTAGATTTTAATATTGGTTTCATTCATGTTCTTTTGCAGCGGAGAGCATAATGGGTCGCAAAAAAGAGGATAAAAAAACTGAATTTGAGGAGCTACAAGAATTAAATGATGATAAGCCGCTTGGAGTTACTGATGCAGAGCTGCATGGACTTACTAATGAATAAGAACGTCTTGTAGATGTGCAGAAGAACAAGAGAGGACCTACATTGATGGGTAAACTAACTGCAGCTGCAAGATGGGGAAAAAAACGAAGATTCATTATGATGACATGGGGAGGCCAACATACAATGCAAATGGAAGGGCTTTACAATCATACATTGGCTCTATTGCAAGATCCATGGTTCCAATCAATATAAAGTCCTGGCCTGATGTTCCAGAAAACATAAAACAAAAAGTGTGGGAAGAGATCTCGGAAAGTACATGATTAAATTTTGTTGTTCATTTGAATTTGTTAATCAAGGATTGACATATACAATAATTTGTCATTTCAGAATTTGCTACGttgatacatatttttttttatactccGTGCTATTTTGATGATCTTGGTTGATAAGAGTAATATGATGATTTTAATCTTAGTATCATATGCATATTTTTTATCAGCATTTTATGTACATATTAACTTGAACATGTATGTATTTTCATTTGAACATGTAGATATATACGATATGAAATAGtaccaactaatatttttttttgcagaATGTCTTCGAACTAGCGCCACAAAGTGAGTCTGATGTGATGAGTTCAGCAGCTCAAAAGTGgcgagatttaaaaaaaaaaattgactagCAGATTTGTTTCGCCGAATAGAAAAAATCCTGAAAATTTGATTTCTCCACCAAGTCAGTATCAGCTCCCAATAGCAGATTGGAAAGCATTTGTGGATGCGAGACTAGATCCATCATGGGAGGTACTTtaagaattttcaattttttctttaagaGACGAGATCCATCATGGGGGTACTTTAAgaattttcatgttttctttaagaattaataattttcatacttAATTGAAGAACCCAATGATGTAGGTTACTcacgaaaaacaaaaaaactgaCCATGCATTGTAAATATCACCACAGAATGTCCCGCAAGGGTTACATCGGCTTGGAGGCTGAACTAGTAAGCTATAGAGCATTCtatttatcattttcatcaagTTCTTCATGCTTTTAAGCTGATAAATTTTGGAATTGTAGAGAGAGAGACATAATtgctgaagatgatgaagttgATAGATTGGTGCTTTGGCGTAAAGCCCGTGAAGACAAATCTGGCAACATAACAAACGTGGAGACATCAGAAGTCGTcgaaaaaattgtaaatatttagTTTTATTCAATCTCCATATTGCCTAGATAAATAAAACGGTAGTTTTTGGATTGATTTGTTATGTCTCTAATTGTAGGATGACTTGTTGGAAAAAAAAAGTCGAAGGAGAGTTCAAATCTTCTGGAATGAATGATGTGCTAACCACTGCCTTAGGAAGCCAAGAACGCTATGGAAGGGTTCGAGGCGTGGGAGGGTTTGTAAAGCCTCAAGTCTTCTTTAAAACTCCAAGAAAGAAGAGGGAATCAGTCCCAAAAGCCATAGTCAAAAACTTCAAAGAACAATTAGAAGAAAATAAGAGTTTAAAGGTAGAATTAGAGAAATTGAAGGCTCAACTTGCTAGTGTTATGCCTGTCATCAGTGATCGAACTTCCGAGACCGCAGCATCAAACAAGTGCTCAGACATGAAAGACCCAAAACTGTCAGATGATGTGGAAGAAGGTTATGAATGCGGTACTTCAAATATGAAGGTTCTATATTTCTTGATTTCaagtcaaattatttttttcacaatcatatatttatatatataatatcttaTTGTTcctaaaagggaaaaaaatgtcATATGGCTGTAAAACAACGTGAAAACATGGTGACGTATGGCACAATAATATGAGAAGGAGGTCCAAATATCATGATTCACCATGTTCCACTTGGGGAACAAAAANGCTAGTGTTATGCCTGTCATCAGTGATCGAACTTCCGAGACCGCAGCATCAAACAAGTGCTCAGACATGAAAGACCCAAAACTGTCAGATGATGTGGAAGAAGGTTATGAATGCGGTACTTCAAATATGAAGGTTCTATATTTCTTGATTTCaagtcaaattatttttttcacaatcatatatttatatatataatatcttaTTGTTcctaaaagggaaaaaaatgtcATATGGCTGTAAAACAACGTGAAAACATGGTGACGTATGGCACAATAATATGAGAAGGAGGTCCAAATATCATGATTCACCATGTTCCACTTGGGGAACAAAAATTCAAGGTATCTATTGATGTTGTCTTAGATGAAGAAGCAGAACTTCCAATCCCAATTAAGTCTGGACCAAGAATCATCAATGATGCAGTTGGAGCCACTGTTGGTTGGCTTAAAGAGTTGATAATTTTTCCAACGACACAAGTACTTTAAGTTTTCTCttgattttgtgtttgaaattttCATATATGTTGCTTGGACAATGGTTTAGTTTAGAATACTTGTATGAATATTCTAAATTGTAGAAGAAGGGGAAACCTCAACTATTTGCTCTTTCGGATGTTCCCGGTCAGCTCGACAAGTTCAAGGATATTGAAAAAACATTACCCGCGGCATGCAAGTATATCTACTCACATGCTGTTAGATTGATGAATGAATCGGAGACCATATATAGAGTTTGAGGGCGCTGTGTTTGGACGTCCTAAAAACATATGGTTGCAAAGAAAAGATATCTTACGCTTTATGGAGATGAGAGAGATAGGCGCCAGACAAATTTTGGTTTACAAGGGGTATGTTATGTCTAACTTACTATGTTTTTtgcatatttaatattttatttatgtggAACTTGTCCATACTTTGAAACATTTATAACCAAGTTATGTAATATTTGAGTGCAGTCACCTCTACAAATATTTGAGAGAAGAAGACAGGGCTGATTATATTTCATTTGTGGATCCCGGAAGCATACCTACATGCCCAATTGGCAAAGATGGTCGTGATAAGTGTTCTAAAAAGCGGTAGGCGGTAGGCGGACGGTTACCTACCGCCTATCACCTAGGCGACTAGGCGGGGCCTAGGCAAGCATACCTACATGCCCGATTGGCAAAGATGGTCGTGATTCTAAAAAGCGGTAGGCGGTAGGCGGACGGTTACCTACCGCCTAGCGCCTAGGCGACTAGGCGGGACCTAGGCGGTTGCCTAGGCGGttttttttaaagcttaaaTTCGTTAAGTTGTTCATGAGTATTATGTTtgtatatgaaatatatattattataaaatttaaaattgtaataataaatatatattaataaatttttatgtatGAATCATCCACATCAGTTTACTACTTTACTACAACCGTTGtacaatgaaaattaaatttgttcAACATTTTTTCCAACATAATATATTGATATTAAACCTAAACATCTAACTCTTCTAGTTcatctccatatttttccaatacTTCTTCTGTAtcggattcaaactcaaaattcATGGCTTCTTCCTCCTCTTCATCCGATACAAATTCTTCTTCGTGAAGTTCCCTTACATCTTCAACATTTGTCTCAACGTCTTCATCTCCACCATCAACAATCCATCCTTGTGCCATAGTTGCTTCACTAGCAAGTAGAACATCCACTCCTTTTTCTTCTTGCCTCCTCTTCTTGTTGATGATCTTGGCATTGAATTGAACATAAACTAAATTGTTCAACCTTCGGATATCTAGTCTATTTCTTTTCTTAGTATGGATctacattaaaaaatattaatattgaatacatatttaaaaatatataataataagtatAGAATAATCAATTAAGTACTTACTCGCTCAAAAGTACTCTAATTTCTCTCACAACCGGAAGAACTTGTAATCAACGTTTATAATAATAGAAATCCGGCTAAGCGGTGATATGCATATATACTATAATTAGGAATatcataatttgttttttttaagtgTAAACCGCCTAGGCggatttttaattgtaaaatcgCCTAGGCGGCCGATTAATATGGTGGCGCCTAGAACTTTCGACTAGCCTAAAATCGGGGCGGTCCAGCGCGCCTAGGCGGTCCTTAGCGGGgatttttagaacactgatcaCGACATGTTGCTGATAAGTTGGAAGCAGTGTGTAGAGACAGCATCTGCCTTATCCCATACAACACTGGTAGAGTTTAGTTATTTATTGATTTCTACTACATACTAGTCAatgctatattttcattattgtaGGTACCATTGGATCTTGactatcatcaatgaagataaaaatatgatatatttattggaCTCTACGACTAACAGAAACCGAGACGATGCATGGAAAACTATAGTGACCAAGTAAGTAGCAGATTATGTTGATTTTGAATGCATTCACTTATaaatatggaaaaaaatataattttttactttttaaaatgtaGTGGGGTCAAAAAATACAATGTCTCGAAGGGTATTTCTCAAAGGCCATGTTTTAAACAATTGACGGTATGAATTGTGCCTATGTATGAAGACATGAATGGATAGTTCTTATTATTTGGATTGTGATTGTTGCATTAacttttcaatttcattatatatAGGGTAATCTAAAACAAAGTAGTTCTGTTAAATGTGGATATTGTGTGATGATGTACATGAAAGAGATAGTTGAATCTGTAAATCCACAGTTGGAGAAGATGGTAAGTTTCTTCTTTATGATATGTTCTGGTTTATTATTGAGATAAACTGCTGCCATTGGGATATGTGCACATGAAatctatataattattaattctgaAATTTGTGCTATTAGAATTAATTGTTGGGATAATTTGTTTCCGTTGAGATATATATGCATATGATAATATGCATTTTATGATAATTGATATGTTGTTTTGCcttttattttgttgtttatgattgcttagttttgttgtttatttgcaTATGATTTGGTCTTTATTTGTATGATATATGCCCAGTTTTGTTGTTTCTTTGTTGATATAAGTTTCTTGTTATAAActttacaaatattttcttttagaaGCTATATTTGCCTCATTGTGTTTGTGTACTGAATGACTGAAAGTTTTGGGTAATACTATGGTCAataagacatgcgaaggatgaGATATGGTGATTTTGCATCTGTGATGTAGACTCTAGAACATTTCTTTGCCATTGAAAACCCAATACACGTATCATGCTTTCACTATTTGCGGGATCTGAATGGCATTTTCCTCATTTATATTGGTATGACTAGGATTAATCATCATGAGATTGGCCAACCAACAGGTTTTCAATTTCTACCTTCTGTTGCTGTTTTGAATCAGAACATTTGTGTTAAGAGAATTTGAtcatttgtgttttttttgAATCAGAACATTTGTGTTTTAAGATGTGGCATAGTTTGGTTCTTTGACTTATTCCTGAATGTAGGTGATGTGAATAACATCACTGTTGGGTCTGAGACTAATATACAAGACGACTCCCTTGTGCATGTGGCAAAGTCTAACCTAAATGGGAAGGTTTTGCCAACTATCATTGGATGAATGATCTTATTAATCTAATGCATATTGTAATTTGCAGGATCAATCAAGAACCAATATTACAACCAATCTTAATATGATGAAGTCAGAAGTGAATGGAGCGAATTCGTCTACTCTTATGTAGGTGTTTAAATAGATCATGTGCGTCATTGTGTATTTTAGGATATACTTGTGATtttctaaaaactttgatatgaaggatatgagCGATGCATCTTATGTAATTGACATTAAGATAAATAGAGACCGAATCAGAGGTATTctaggtctgtctcaagaaacatatatcaacaaagttttagagagatatcggatgaaagattgttgcccaaagaatgatttagAGCGGGAacaatgaaaaacattccttatgcttctgctatcggaagcttgatgtatgctcaggttcgcgctagacctgacattgcatttgttgttgggatgttagaaagatatcagagtaatccaggtttcggccattggaaagctgcaaagaaattGATAAGGTACCTTCAAgagaccaaagattatat comes from Primulina huaijiensis isolate GDHJ02 chromosome 5, ASM1229523v2, whole genome shotgun sequence and encodes:
- the LOC140976727 gene encoding uncharacterized protein isoform X2 encodes the protein MEMRGIGARQILVYMGHLYKYLREEDRADYISFVDHGSIPTCPIGKDCRDLSRHIADQLEAVCRDNICLIPYNTGYHWILTILNEDKNMIYLLDSTANRNRDDAWKTIVTNGVKMYNASEGISQRPCFKQLTV
- the LOC140976727 gene encoding uncharacterized protein isoform X1, yielding MVENFKEQLEENKSLKAELEKLKAQLASVMPVINDRTSETAASNKCSDMKDPKLSDDVEEGYESDTSNMKGKKCHLAVKQRENVVAYDTIISEGGPNIMIHHVPLGEQNFKVSIDVVLDEEAELPIPIKSGPRIVNDAVEPLLVGLKS